Proteins encoded within one genomic window of Lynx canadensis isolate LIC74 chromosome B2, mLynCan4.pri.v2, whole genome shotgun sequence:
- the DYNLT1 gene encoding dynein light chain Tctex-type 1, which translates to MEDYQAAEETAFVVDEVSNIVKEAIESAIGGNAYQHSKVNQWTTNVVEQTLSQLTKLGKPFKYIVTCVIMQKNGAGLHTASSCFWDSSTDGSCTVRWENKTMYCIVSAFGLSI; encoded by the exons ATGGAAGACTACCAGGCTGCCGAGGAG ACTGCTTTTGTTGTTGATGAAGTGAGCAACATTGTAAAAGAG GCTATAGAAAGTGCAATCGGTGGTAACGCCTATCAGCACAGCAAAGTGAACCAGTGGACCACAAACGTAGTCGAACAGACTTTAAGCCAACTCACCAAGCTGGGCAAGCCATTTAAATACATCG TGACCTGTGTAATTATGCAGAAGAACGGAGCAGGGTTACACACGGCAAGTTCCTGCTTCTGGGACAGCTCTACGGACG GCAGCTGCACTGTGCGGTGGGAGAACAAGACCATGTACTGCATCGTTAGCGCCTTCGGGCTGTCCATCTGA